Proteins encoded together in one Coffea arabica cultivar ET-39 chromosome 2c, Coffea Arabica ET-39 HiFi, whole genome shotgun sequence window:
- the LOC113726062 gene encoding protein NUCLEAR FUSION DEFECTIVE 6, mitochondrial isoform X2, translated as MATVAARTMLRSATTSARTAAAKVVTGAKPKPAFSPFSIPTQKPLSARIFRSPVEMSCVSLESMLPYHTATASALLTSMLSVSPRSYDWALDGDWGTK; from the exons ATGGCCACCGTCGCCGCTCGGACTATGCTTCGTTCCGCCACTACATCTGCCCGTACTGCGGCGGCAAAAGTAGTTACTGGTGCCAAGCCGAAGCCCGCTTTTTCCCCCTTTAGCATTCCCACTCAAAAACCCCTCTCCGCTCGCATCTTCAG ATCGCCGGTTGAGATGAGCTGCGTCAGCTTGGAATCGATGCTTCCATATCACACTGCAACCGCCTCAGCATTGCTGACTTCGATGCTCTCCGTTTCTCCTCGGAGTTACGATTGGGCTCTTGATG
- the LOC113726062 gene encoding protein NUCLEAR FUSION DEFECTIVE 6, mitochondrial isoform X1, with protein MATVAARTMLRSATTSARTAAAKVVTGAKPKPAFSPFSIPTQKPLSARIFRSPVEMSCVSLESMLPYHTATASALLTSMLSVSPRSYDWALDGKERTS; from the exons ATGGCCACCGTCGCCGCTCGGACTATGCTTCGTTCCGCCACTACATCTGCCCGTACTGCGGCGGCAAAAGTAGTTACTGGTGCCAAGCCGAAGCCCGCTTTTTCCCCCTTTAGCATTCCCACTCAAAAACCCCTCTCCGCTCGCATCTTCAG ATCGCCGGTTGAGATGAGCTGCGTCAGCTTGGAATCGATGCTTCCATATCACACTGCAACCGCCTCAGCATTGCTGACTTCGATGCTCTCCGTTTCTCCTCGGAGTTACGATTGGGCTCTTGATG
- the LOC113726062 gene encoding protein NUCLEAR FUSION DEFECTIVE 6, mitochondrial isoform X3: MATVAARTMLRSATTSARTAAAKVVTGAKPKPAFSPFSIPTQKPLSARIFRSPVEMSCVSLESMLPYHTATASALLTSMLSVSPRSYDWALDVIWTS; encoded by the exons ATGGCCACCGTCGCCGCTCGGACTATGCTTCGTTCCGCCACTACATCTGCCCGTACTGCGGCGGCAAAAGTAGTTACTGGTGCCAAGCCGAAGCCCGCTTTTTCCCCCTTTAGCATTCCCACTCAAAAACCCCTCTCCGCTCGCATCTTCAG ATCGCCGGTTGAGATGAGCTGCGTCAGCTTGGAATCGATGCTTCCATATCACACTGCAACCGCCTCAGCATTGCTGACTTCGATGCTCTCCGTTTCTCCTCGGAGTTACGATTGGGCTCTTGATG
- the LOC113726063 gene encoding protein NUCLEAR FUSION DEFECTIVE 6, mitochondrial-like, with protein MAASAARSVFRSATTSARTAAAKVFTGAKPKPSRSTFRIPGQKPLSTRIFRSPVEMSCISVGSMFPYHSATASALLTSMLSEVSPWTYNWSQDS; from the exons ATGGCCGCCAGCGCTGCTAGATCTGTGTTCCGTTCTGCCACCACATCCGCCCGGACTGCGGCGGCGAAAGTTTTTACCGGGGCCAAGCCAAAGCCCAGTCGCTCAACCTTCCGCATCCCCGGTCAAAAACCCCTCTCGACTCGCATATTCAG GTCCCCAGTTGAAATGAGCTGTATAAGCGTGGGATCGATGTTTCCTTATCACAGTGCAACCGCTTCGGCATTGCTAACTTCTATGCTCTCCGAGGTTTCTCCTTGGACTTATAATTGGTCCCAAGATTCTTGA
- the LOC140004089 gene encoding uncharacterized protein — protein MVVEVMETRNGWPLGLGNINLRLRATLNFEAAAQAAPANELSSEMPSPSPSFTSFSSSNLDTESTASFFQDQSVPLGRLIGIKPASRGSLQFPSTNDFRQHRSLSSGRSNAEVSRNPGVETSQGLCVPLLHNVIEKMSRSKSTSRH, from the exons ATGGTTGTCGAG GTAATGGAGACAAGAAACGGATGGCCACTTGGGCTAGGTAACATTAATCTGAGACTTAGAGCCACACTCAACTTTGAGGCAGCAGCACAAGCAGCACCAGCAAACGAATTGTCCTCAGAAATGCCCTCTCCCAGTCCCAGTTTCACCTCATTTTCATCCTCCAATCTTGATACTGAG TCCACAGCATCATTCTTCCAAGATCAGAGTGTGCCGCTGGGACGGCTTATAGGAATAAAACCTGCGAGCCGAGGAAGTTTGCAGTTCCCGAGTACAAATGACTTCAGACAGCATAGGAGTTTATCTAGTGGAAGATCAAATGCAGAGGTCTCCAGAAATCCTGGGGTGGAAACATCTCAGGGGCTTTGTGTCCCGTTATTACACAATGTCATAGAGAAGATGAGCCGAAGTAAAAGCACCTCAAGGCATTAA